In Triticum urartu cultivar G1812 chromosome 6, Tu2.1, whole genome shotgun sequence, the following proteins share a genomic window:
- the LOC125516640 gene encoding MADS-box transcription factor 16-like yields MKKLTQGRKKIPMERIEDANRLQVCFSKRRKGLVKKAFELSVLCGAQVALIVFSPAGKPYTYGHTSVDAVLDRFLLSYSGDVEAEAVAASQQTDLSELLRQEEELIKARDAEARRGKELQAEVRAAGVWIDGDMRHWELPELEAALAALERVQAEAAMRAHEIFAQDAMMQQCTAGPAGLLGYLGPGSSYTGDPSAGGHEEMAMDSTMKLTGGGYSNNLLDYHGSGTFPADGTRSQEVAMDATTMRLTGSDASSLFHYLGGSGPFTGDGPGGGGNDVSVDTTMTLMGGNVSYALTPTMPPPPPPLSLPFNHGYGYNNLGTGYGYNNLGTGYGYNQTDQGVGHGHGAFYEMEGVYGTTCNFFA; encoded by the coding sequence ATGAAGAAGCTGACGCAGGGGCGCAAGAAGATCCCGATGGAGCGCATCGAGGACGCGAACCGGCTGCAGGTCTGCTTCTCCAAGCGCCGCAAGGGCCTCGTCAAGAAGGCCTTCGAGCTCTCCGTGCTCTGCGGCGCGCAGGTGGCGCTCATCGTCTTCTCCCCCGCCGGCAAGCCCTACACCTACGGCCATACCTCCGTCGACGCCGTTCTCGACCGCTTCCTCCTCTCGTACTCCGGCGACGTGGAGGCCGAGGCGGTGGCGGCGAGCCAGCAGACGGATCTGAGCGAGCTCCTCCGCCAGGAGGAGGAGCTGATCAAGGCCCGCGACGCGGAGGCGCGCAGGGGCAAGGAGCTTCAGGCGGAGGTGCGCGCCGCCGGCGTCTGGATCGACGGCGACATGCGTCACTGGGAGCTGCCGGAGCTCGAGGCCGCGCTCGCCGCGCTCGAGAGGGTCCAGGCGGAGGCCGCGATGCGCGCGCACGAGATCTTCGCCCAGGACGCCATGATGCAGCAGTGCACGGCCGGCCCCGCCGGCCTCCTCGGCTACCTCGGCCCCGGCTCGTCGTACACGGGTGACCCGTCCGCCGGCGGTCATGAAGAGATGGCCATGGACAGCACGATGAAGCTGACGGGCGGCGGCTACAGCAATAACCTCCTGGACTACCATGGCTCCGGCACCTTCCCCGCCGACGGCACCCGCAGCCAAGAGGTGGCCATGGATGCGACGACGATGAGGCTGACGGGCAGCGACGCCAGCAGCCTCTTCCACTACCTCGGCGGCTCCGGCCCGTTCACTGGTGACGGCCCTGGCGGCGGCGGCAATGACGTCTCCGTAGACACGACGATGACGTTGATGGGCGGTAACGTCAGCTATGCGCTTACACCGACgatgccgccaccgccgccacctctATCTCTGCCTTTCAATCATGGCTACGGCTACAATAACCTTGGCACGGGCTATGGCTACAATAACCTTGGCACGGGCTATGGCTACAACCAAACCGATCAAGGCGTTGGCCATGGCCATGGAGCCTTCTACGAAATGGAAGGGGTTTATGGGACAACGTGCAACTTCTTTGCATAG